ACATCCCCATCATGAGCTATGCCGCAAAGTTTGCCTCGGCCTTCTACGGTCCGTTTCGCGAAGCGGCGGATTCGGCCCCCCAGTTCGGCGACCGTCGCGGCTACCAGATGGACGGAGCCAACGTCCGCGAAGCCATGCGCGAGATCGAACTCGATATTCGCGAAGGCGCGGACATGCTCCTGATGAAGCCCGCAGGCCCCTACCTCGACATTCTGCGCGCCGCCCGCGACCGCTTCGAGCTCCCCCTCGGCGCCTACCAGGTGAGCGGCGAGTACGCGATGCTCCACGCCGCCTTCGAACGCGGCTGGCTGGAACCGGAACGCGCCATGCTGGAATCGCTGCTCTCCATCCGCAGAGCAGGCGCGGACTTCATCGTCACCTACTTCGCAAAGGAAGCAGCAAAGCTAGTAGGCTAAACTCGCCTCGTGCCCCATTCTTTCGCAAGTTTTATCGCGAAAGGGTGGGGTCGCGCGGAGTGCACAAACCTGATCTTTACGGAGATCTGGAAGGGATGCGCGTCGCGCATAACCCACACAAGCGCGATGAAGCTGCGCTTGTATGGGGCACCCAGTTTCGTGGGTTCTTTACTTTTGTCATCCCGTAGTAGCAGCGAAGGATCTGCCTTTTTACAAACAAACTGAAAAACAAAATCCCGCCTATGATCCAAACCCTCTAACCAACGAGGTGTCTCCATGCCACACAGCTTCGGTAAACTCGCCTTCACACCCGCCGTCAAACAGCTCCAGGAACAGCATGGTAGCCGCCGCCAGTACGAGCGCATGGAATCCCAGGGTGTTCCGCAGGACAAGCTCACCTCCATGGAGATCGACTTCCTCCAGCAGCGCGACAGCTTCTACTGGGCGACCACGGGCTCTAATGGCTGGCCGTATCTCCAGCACCGCGGCGGTCCCAAAGGCTTCCTCAAAGTCATCGACGACCACACCCTCGCCTTTGCCGATTTCAGCGGAAACAAGCAGTACATCAGCACGGGCAATCTCCAGACGGACGATCGTGTCGCCCTCATCTTCGTCGACTATCCGCGCCAGGCACGCCTGAAGATCCTCGGCCACGCCCGCGCCGTCGAAGGGGATGAGGCGCGCGAGTGGATCACCCGCACCAAGGACACCCACTACCCGGCACGCATCGACCGTGTCTTCGTCATCCAGATCGAAGCCTACGACTGGAACTGCCCGCAGCACATCACACCGCGCTACACCGAGCAGGAGATCCAAAAGACGATGGAACCCATCAGGATTCAGATACAGAAGCTTGAATCGGAGAACGAATCGCTGCGCGAAGAGATCGCCCGCCTGCGTTCCAAGTGAAGCGTTAGGCCGACTGAATCTCGTCGAGTTCTGCAAAGAGTTCGGAGAGACTCACGCGAATAGGAGTTCCGGGAACTGTAAATTCGTCTTCCCGCAATTTCATAAGACCATCGCTGCTCGTGACCCAGGCGCGGCGAGAGATCGGATCGACAGCCCAGATAAAGGGCACGCCCATCTCCGTGTAATCGTCTGCGCGCTCCTGAAGAGAGGTCGGCGTATCACGCGGCGAGAGCACCTCGATACAGATCATTGGAGCCTCGCGTACGATCCCTTCCGCAGAGGCGGTCGCAGGCAAGACGCAAACGTCCGGGATACGAAATCTATCCTTCGAAACCTGCACGCGCTGTTCGACGAGCACCCGAATGTTCCATTCTTTCCGGTGATTGCGAAGGATGGTGGCAAAAGCAATTTGAATCAACGCATGCGGCTGCTCGCCCAAGTTCCGTTCCCTCACTTCGCCGTCGATGTAGTCGCGATCGGGCCGATAGCTCGTCGCCAGGTACTCGCTGACCGGAATGTGGGTTGCCGTCGCCATACAGGTACTCAGTATGACGCTGCATCAGGGAGATTCGTAATTTTCTTACGAAAATTCCTGTCGCACGTCCAAATCGGTAACCGAACACCCCCAGCCAGCTACCCACCCAGCGTCGTAGAATCGTTTTGCACATTCAAACATCAGTATTCATTGGTGGAAGAGGGAGTTTTCAGTGGCAGACACGATCTATGACCTCGTCGTAATCGGCGGTGGACCGGCGGGATATTCATGCGCGATTCGCGCTTCGCAGTATGGGCTTAAGACAGCGCTCATCGAAACCAGCGACAAGCTGGGTGGCACATGCCTCCACGTCGGCTGTGTTCCGACCAAGGCACTCCTGTTCTCAGCTGAGGTCTTCGACCACGCCAACGACGGCGCAAAGTACGGCATTGACGGCATCGACAAAGGCACCGTCAACTGGGGCCAGGTCCTGACACGCAAGCAGGGCATCATCGACAAACACGTCGGCGGCCTGAACTATCTGATGAAGAAGAACAAGATCACCGTCATCCGCGGCTACGGCCGCCTGACCGGACCGGCGAAGGACGGCGTCCACACCGTGGACGTGGACAACGCAGGCAAGAAGGAGCTGGTGAAGGGCAAGAAGCTCATCCTCGCCTCCGGGTCCGACGCGCGCATGATCCCCGGCTACAAGGCCAGCGACAAGATCCTCACCAACATCGAGATCCTCTCCATGAAGGACCTGCCGAAGTCGATCGTCTGCATCGGCTCCGGCGCGGTCGGTGTCGAGTTCGCTTCGATCATGAAGAGCTTCCACGCAGAAGTCACCATCATCGAGATGCTCGACCGCGTCGTGCCTGCTGAGGACGCCGAGATCTCGAAGGAGTTCCTGCGCCAGTACAAGAAAAAGGGCATCGACGTTCACGTCTCCGCCAAGGTCGACAAGATTGAAGAGACCAAGACCGGCGTGAAGGTCCACTTCACCAAATCCGACGGCACCGGCGAGATCAAGGAAGCCGACAAGGTCCTCGTCGCCGTGGGCCGCGCGCCGCGCACTTACGATGTCGGCATCGACAAGACGAAGATCAAGCTCGACCGCGGCTTCATCCACACCAATGAGTGGATGGAGACGGAAGAGCCCGGCATCTACGCCATCGGCGACATCGTCGCCGGCCTGCCGCAGCTCGCGCACTCCGGCTCCATGTGCGGAGCCGTCGCCGCCGCGCGCATCGCGGGCAAGTACGCCAAGCCGGTCACGCGCTACCGCGTCCCGGGCGCGACGTACTCCGAACCGCAGGTCGGCTCCGTCGGCATGACGGAAGCGGTTGCGAAGGAGAAGGGCTACGACGTGAAGGTGGGCAAGTTCCCGCTCGCCGGAAACTCCAAGGCCACGATCCTCGACGCACATGATGGCTTCGTCAAAGTCGTCGCGGATGCGAAGTACGGCGAGATCCTGGGCGTCCACATCATCGGCCCCTTCGCCACGGAACTCATCGCAGAAGCCGTCGTCGCCATGGACGCCGAGATGACCGTCGAAGAGATGATGACCGTCATCCACGCCCACCCCACCCTGAGCGAAAGCCTGCTGGATGGATTTAGTGCGGTGTATGGGATGGCTTTGAACGCTTAGTTTTATTTGATAGAAGAACGGCGCGGGGTCGATGACCTCCGCGCCGTTTTCTATTGATGGGATCTCACGTGACGCTACTCGTCTTCCGCTGTTAGATCAGGAAGAGGAAAGGACGTTCTTTCCTGACGTGGCATGTCGGATGAGCGGCACCTATTTCCTGTCCCGAAACGACAATCGCATACAGGACACTTGATGCCGCGGAAAAATGGAAGATAAAAGGAATAGCGAACTAATGAGATTGTCATCGTGCCGGCTTGAGCGCGGCCCAATCCAGAAGGGCCGCTAGAGCCGGGCATAATGATTGCCCGTAGTTGGTCAGGCCATACTCGACCTTCGGTGGAACCTGCGGATAAACAGTGCGATAGACGAGCCCGTCGTCCTCGAGGGCTCGGAGCTGCTGCACCAGGACCTTCTGCGACACGGCTGGAATCGCTCTTTCCAGTTCGGAGAAACGCCAAACAGGAACAGCAAAAAGCCGGGACAGGATGACGACTTTCCATCGTCCTTCAAGGGACCGAAGAGCAGCTTCCACTTCGAGTGCACAGACGCCGTCGCCAGGAAACCGCGATGGCTTCGATTTTGCACTTACTTTTTTGTGTGTACCTAATAAATTTGTGCGTACTTCCATAATTGGAATATACCGCATACCCTCGCGATAGAGGTATCTATGTCCCTAAAAATTGAAGAGCAGATTGGCGCACTCGCTGCGAAGACTGAGATTTGTGAGGTCCTCACTCGTTACATCCGAGCTGTCGACCGCGTAGATGAGCAATCACTGAGCGCCACGTTTCACACAGGAGCAGCTATCGCTCAAGGCGGTTATGTGATGCCAGCGGAGCAGTTCATACCTATCGTCGTGGGATTGCTCCGTGAGCTTGAATCGACTCACCACCAACTCAGCCCTCCGTTGATCGAATTGCGGGGTGACACGGCTTTTGTGGAGAGCTACTTTACCGGCTTTCACCGCCTCGGGCCGAACGGTTGGTCACCCTTCCCAGACGCAAAGCCGAGTGAAGACATCTTCATTGGCGGACGGTATATCGACCGGTTTGAACGACGAGATGGTCTCTGGGCGATTACTGATCGTCAATCACCTCGCGATTGGATTCGTTACGAAACTGCAGCTGACCGAGGCGGTATGGCAGATCCCCCCAATCCCCGATCATTTCGCAGCAAACATGACCCCGCCTACCAGCGATAGCTAGTCCGAAAGAGAGCACATGAAAAAGATTGGTGTTGGAATTATTGGCGCAAGCCCGCTTCATCCTGGATGGGCGGTCGCCGCTCACATTCCTGCTTTGCGGGCGTTACCACAGTACGAATTGCGAGCAGTCAGCACGAGCCGCAGAGATTCAGCCGAGGCGGCCCGAGAAGCTTTTCAAGTCAGCGCTTATGACAACCACAGGGATCTGATCCATGATCCCAATGTTGATCTTGTGGTCGTCTCCGTAAAGGTGACAGATCACCTGGAGTTGGTCTCGGATGCTCTCGCCGTGGGAAAAATGGTCTTCAGCGAATGGCCACTTGGGGTCAACCTTTCAGAAGCTCTCGACCTGGAATCCAAGGCGGTCAAGGCAGGAGTAAGGACGCTGATCGGCCTTCAAGGGCGATTTGCTCCAGAGATTCAGCACGCGCGTAATTTGATCGCCCAAGGCTACATAGGTGACGTCCTCTCCGCGAGTCTCGTATGTTCTGGAATCTCCTGGGGAGGTACTACTCCCAGAAGCAGCGCATACCTGTTTAATGAAGCGACGGGCGCAACTCCTCTCACGGTTCCACTGTTGCACACGCTGGATACACTTGCTGAGATTCTTGGAGAGTTCAAGACCGTCTCGGTGACATCCGCACTGCGACGGAAGACGGTGAAGGTTGTCGACGATAGTTCGGACCTTGCCGTGACAACGCCAGATCAGGTCAGCTTCAACGGTTTGCTTGAAAGCGGCGGTCTCGTATCCGTTTTCTTCCGAGGCGGGTCGACACGAGGCGACAATCTCTACTTCCAGATCAACGGCAGCGAGGGAGATCTTGTCTTTCAATCTGCGATTGGCAACATCCAGGTGGCTAGTCTGCGGCTTCAAGGCGGCGCGGGAGCCGAGACGGACCTCGCCGATCTCATAGTGCCGGACGATCTGAAGTCGAAGTTTCCGGGTATTCCGACAGGTTTCGGTTCCAACGTGGCACGTTTATACGCGCAATTTGCAGCAGACATTGAGGACGGAACAAAAATCGCTCCGGACTTCGGCTACGCTGTCCGCCGCCACCGTCTGATCGTGCAGATGCAGGAGTCAGCACTCAGGGGGTGTGTCATCGAATGCAAGTAGTTTCATCGCTGGCTAACGAGGTCCGGGGCAAGAAAGCTCGCGAAGGTCGCGCGATCATTCACCTGTTCGTTCGCTGCTTTCCACCCTGCTTTTGCAGTTCCAGTCAAAAGAAATGCGATGGAAGCGAAGAGCAGCAGGCTTCTCGGTAGACGGGCATGGGAGATGCTCGTTCCTTCGTGATCGCGGATTTGCTCAAGCATTTGCGCTCAAGAATAATCGATTGCGGATGCAGCGAACGGATTCTTTGACGAGGCACCTCCTATCATCAGTGGACAACCTGGAGTATCGAATGCAAAATCTCTCTCTCGACGCGATCCATCTTTTATCCGAGTCGCCCAGTGATCGGAAGTACGACAATCATCCCGTAGCTACGGTGAATGACCACGTGGTTCGACTCGCGACCATGACCGAGGCCTACCACTGGCACTGCCATCCTGACTCCGATGAGACGTTCCTCGCGCTGGAGGGCGGCCTCTTCATTGATCTGGACGATCGAACCGTCGAGCTTCAGCCGGGCAGCCTGTTCACCGTGGAGAAAGGTGTTCGTCATCGTACGAGACCGATCGGTGCGCGTTCGGTCAACCTCACCTTCGAGCGCGCGGATGCCGCAAGCGAGACGCTTGCGGCACCGGGCGAGTAGCGGGACAGGCTAAGAGGCCTTCAGAGCGTCCGCAACGGCCTCTGCGAGACCCGTTGTCTTGCGACCGATAAGGCGGCTCAGCGTGTGTGTCTGGTCGTCGAGGCCGCCGTCAGCAGCCTTTGCCTCACCATCCGCGATGATCTTCGCAGCTTCCGGTGGCAGAAAGTTTGCGAGGATCTTCTCGTATTCGGCTTCCGGAAGGTCATGGTATCCGATGGCTTTACCGGTCTGTTTGCTGACCTCTGCGGCGAGTTCAGCGCGTGTGAAGGGGGTATCGCCGCCAAGCTCGTAGACCTTGTTTTCGTGACCCGCGCCGGTAAGCACCGCTGCGGCTGCTGCGGCGTAGTCCGCGCGGGTTGCCGCGGCAAAGCGCCCGTCCTTCGAGGCTCCGATGAACGCTCCCTGCTGGAGCGCGGGCGCAATCCCGGCGGTCAGATTCTCAACGTACCAGCCGTTGCGCAACAGCGTGAACGGGATGCCGCTCGCTTGAAGAGATTGCTCGGTGGCGAGGTGGTCCTCCGCAAGCAGGAGCCTGGAGGTATCCGCGCGTAGAAGGCTCGTGTAGGCGAGGAGCTGCACACCGGCAGCCTTCGCGGCGTCGATCACGGCTTTATGCTGAGCGACACGCGGCCCAACTTCAGTGCCTGAGATAAGCAGCAACTTCGTGACGCCCGCAAAAGCGGTGGTGAGGGTTTCCGGGCGGGAGTAATTGGCTTCGCGTATCTGGATCCCTTTTGCCGCGAGCGTTGTGGCTTTTGCTGTTGTGCGGACGGCGGCGATGATCTGGTCTGCTGGAACTGTCTTGAGCAAAGCTTCGATAACGAGTGTTCCGAGTTGGCCGGTGGCTCCGGTAATGGCGATCATGACATCTCTCCTTTTCCGTCGGTTGGACGGAATAAAACAAGCGTAGTCCTTGTGCTTACTTTGCGTAAGTACATACCTGGAGGTAAGCTATATCCATGCCGTGGCCAAAGAGTACGAAGACGACCCGTATCCGGAAGGGAAATCTGTTTGCCTCCAATTGTCCGACGCGCAACGTCCTGGATGATGTCACTTCTCGCTGGGGATCGCTCGTGTTGGTGCTCCTGCTGGAAAGCAGCTATCGTTTCAGCGAACTGGCCTACCTGATTGGCGGCGTCAGTGAAAAGATGCTGGCGCAGACGTTGCGGGCGCTGGAAGAAGACGGATTCGTGCTGCGTACCGTCCACGCGACGAAGCCGCCGAAGGTCGAATACAGCCTGACGGCCTTTGGCAGGGAGCTGGCGGAACGCATGCAGGCACTGACCTCCTATATCGAGGGAAATGTCGCGCGCGTCATGGCGAACCGGGCGAGCGCAGCGAAGAAGATCGCATAAATCCTCCGACTGCAGAGAGTTCAGGCGCGAAAGGAGAGTACGGTGCTATCCGCAGTCAATCGAAGCTACAGGTCTTTTTCGATCAGGATGAGGCTGTAGTCTCTGTCTACTCGGTCCCGATGAACACCCGCAATCTCGCCAACGACTCGGAAACCATAACGCTTATAGCGTTCCAACAGATCGGGCCGAAGATTCATCACGCTGCCCTCAATCAACCGGCAGCCGTGTTGCTTGCAAAACTGTTCGCCCGCGTGAATCAGTTGCTTTCCCATGCCGCTCCGGCGATTTTTGGGATTGACCACTAATAGACCCAGGTAGCCTCTTCCTTCTTTTCGGATCTCCGCATAGATCACGCCTGAAGTCTCTCCCTCCTCCTCGATCAAAAGAAAATGACCGATTTCCAGGAAATGTGCGATCTCTTCCATGTTGGTCCGGCTCTCGGTGATAAATGGATTCTCATCCTTAAAAGCCTGGTTGATAAAAGAGACCAACAAAGACAGATCCTGCTTCGTGGCAATGCGAGAAAAGAGTTGAGGCGATAATTCTACTTGCATGAATGTTTGAGTTGTCACACAACGTCCTCAATAAGTGATTTGTATACCTTGACCTCTGTTTTGCAGGAGAATGCCCATGTGGCGAAGTCATCCCCGGTGAGGTCGAGTGGATTTCTGATCTTTGTAGATAGCATCTAGTCGTTCTCAACCATGGTGGGCTGGCGGGAACCCTTTGCGTAGTAGGCCGCAACCAGGATGCCCGACCACAACAGAATGATGATGAAGGTGACCCTTGTTTGGCCATTGGTTGCGACCAGCAGCGCGACCAGCGCAATTAAGAAAAGAATTGCCCAGTTTGTGTATGGGGCCCCCGGCAGCCGGAAGCTTCCTCGTGAGATCGAGCCTTTTGCAAGCCTTCTGCAATAGCTCAGATGGCACAGCATGATCGAGGCCCAGACCCAAAGCACGATCCAGACTACGGTCGAAAGAAGATAGCCAAAGATCTTGTCAGGCATCAGGTAATTCAACACAACTCCCAACATCAAAACGGCGCCGGAGAGCGTCACGGAGAGGTACGGAATCTTCCGGCGATTCAAGGCCTGAAATCGTGCCGGCGCGGCACCTGATAAAGCCATTGCATGAAGAAGTCGGCTGCTTCCATACAGAATGGTGTTGCTCGACGAGAAGAATGCACTGATCGCTACGAAGGTCACAGTCCCTGCGGCCCAGACGAAGCCCGTCTGCTTCAGCACGGATACAAAAGGGCTCTCTTTCGGATCGAGACTGTTCCATGGATGCAAGATCATGACTATGGCGAGAGAGCCGACATAAAACAGCATGATTCGAAAGAAGACGCCGTTGATCGCCCGCGGCAGAGTGTACTCGGGCCTGTCAGTCTCAGCCGCTGCAAGCCCGATCACTTCCGTTCCACCGAACGAGAAGATGACGACCGGCAATGCGGCAAGCAGTCCTGAGAAGCCCTTGGGAAGAATGCCTCCATGTTGCCAGAGATTGGCGACATGGGCCTGTGCACCGACATCGCCGATCTTGAAGACCAGAATCGCCAAGCCAGACAAAAGTATGGCGACGATGGTGACGACCTTGATCATGGACAGCCAGTACTCTGATTCACCGAAAGACTTCACCGTGCGCATGTTGATGGCGTAGAGCATCACTGTGGCGCAGAGTGCTGGAAGCCATTGTGGAATGCCGGGATACCAGCGGTGCAGAAGAAGCCCGATGCCTGTGATCTCCGCAATTCCTACCAGCAGAAAGGCCAGCCAGTACATCCAGCCGGTCATAAAACCGGCAAGGGGACCAATGAAGCGGACGGTGTAGGCGGCAAAGGATCCAGGGGAAGGATGGGCAAGCGTCAACTCACCGAGAGCGCGCATGACGAGATAAATCATTCCGCCAGCGATGAGATAAGCAATCAAAAGCGCTGGTCCAGTCTGCCCGATGGCAGCTCCCGAACCCAAAAAGAACCCCGCACCGATTGCGCCTCCAAGCGCCATCAGCTGGAGATGTCGATTTTTAAGGCTATGAGATATCTGGTCCCCTGCATGCGGGGGACTTGCCGCTGAAACTCTTTCCATTGTTATGGAACACTTCAGGGCAGTTAATTATTCCAAAAATTATTGGATTGCGCAAAATAGCACTCATTTAGAAGCAAGCAATCTGCGTGCGCAACCCGCAAGCTTCAATGTCTGTCGAATTGAGGATGGCCTTGCCGGGCGGCGTGTCTTTTATGTCCTCAGTAGTTTTGCCACGTGAAATCGGTTTTCGATCCGGCTAATTTCTGAAATAAGTCCGATTTTTCTTGATTCTGAGCCCGTCGGAGTATGCAACGACAGAAGCTATCGGGAGTATTATTTCCGCGCAGTAAAAGTCATCCTCCGTGGAGGTCTCCAATGAAGACTGTAACCGTACGTGTACCGGAATCACTGAACCTGGAAAGCTGTCAGAAAGTCTTGGCGTCCGTGTTGGGAAAGGTCGGGCATCCAACCTGCTACTCGGGTTTCAATATTAACTTTCAAAATGTCGTCGACCCGGCGGAACATCTGCTGACGGTGGAGAAGGGTAGCCTGAAGATCTCAGAGATCGGCAGATAGTTCTCCATGGCGTTTCAGCCACCCAGGCTGGGCCCGGGAGCGGTGTATCAGCGTTCTCTCGACGCGGTCTTCCGATCGCACCCCGATCTGATCCGGGTCGCAGAGATTGAGCCGCAGACCCTGTGGACCAAAAGCAGTGCTGCGGGCTCATTGCCTCGCGGCAGCCCCGGAGAACTGCGCCATCTCTCGGCGTTGCCGCAGAGGCTGCTGACGCATGGAGTCGGCTGTCCCATCGGCGGCTTGCACTGCGACGAGCGGCAGGCGCCCGAGTTTCGTCTGTGGAATGAAGCGCTGCAAGTGCCGTGGACCAGCGAACATCTCAGCATCTTCCACGTCCGTGGTGCGCACGGTCCGCAGCCCTGCGGGTTTCTGATGCCACCGCTGCAAACGGAGGTGCAGGTTCAGCTTGCCGCAACGAACATCGTCCGCCGCACAACGGCGTTGGGCCTGCCCTTCGCCTTTGAAACAGGTGTGAACTACTTCGCGCCGCGCCACTGCGAGATGCCGGACGGTGAGTTTTTCACGGCGGTCGCCGAAGCTGCGGACTGCGGCATCCTGCTCGACCTGGCCAACCTGATGGCAAACGAGAGGAACGGGCGCGCGACAGTCAGAGACGTTGTGCGCAGCCTTCCTCCGGAACGCATCTGGGAGGTGCATCTCGCGGGACTGGAGTTCGCTCACGGTCACTGGCTGGATGCGCATGCTGGGGGAATCGATGAGGATGTGATCGCCATTGCCGCCGAGGTCGTTGCCAGTCTCCCGAACCTGGGAGCACTCGTCTTCGAGATCTCTCCGGATCGCCTTGCGAACTTTGGAGAGAAAGGATTTCTGCGGGAGATGGAGAAGCTTCATCGACTGTGGGAGAAGAACCGGACCGTCCCTGCAGCGAAGGCAAGCCCACAAACACTGTGGGTGAGTTCCTCCTCTCCATCGCCGGAGTCATGGGAGAAGCTCATCGCCGCCCGCATGTTGCCGACGGACGACCAGTCTCATGATGGTATCGACCGTTCGTATCTCCAACCCTCGGATGAGCGGAGCTTCTCGCTGTACACCTGTCTGGCTGCCTCGTTCCGCACCGGTGCCATTGCGGAGCTTCTCGAACACTCCACGCGCTTGCTTCTGCTCGGTCTGGGCGAGACGGCGCTGCGCGCTCTGATGGACCGGTATGTCGCGGACACACCGCCGGTGGCGTTCCCAACGGATGAGGTCCTCAGCTTTCGACGGTACCTGCAAACGCATCCAGTCCCGGTCCCAGGGCTTGAAGATGTGTTGAACTTCGAATCGACCTTGGTCGAAGCCGCAGTCGACAACGCGACTCTCCGTGTAGAGCTATCGCGCGATATCGATGCGCTGCTCGGTGACATCGCCATGGGCAGGCTCCCGGAACCCTCCTCGGATTGTCCCGGAGCAGTCCTGGAGATCGGCGTCGATCCCGCGCCGTTCGTTCGCATGTTGCATTAGCGATTGTCAGCCGAGAAAGGACTACTTACGAATAACTTCTGTCCATTTCGTCTTTTGCCGCCATCCCTATGAAATTGCTCTCCGCGCTTCAATTATTGGTTTCGCGCTCCGGTGCTGGGCGCGCGGAAAGCATGATAGCGAACGCGCACTGATTGAAGGCCTTATAGTGACTCGAGTATTAAGGAGTACACGGATTTGGGGAGCCTGGCGGTAGTGAAGGGGCCTTTGAATTGGCATTTCTCAGCCACGCGCAGAGTGATGGCGATATGCGAGAAGCTCGCCACCACTCCACATAGGCCCAAGAACTTGAATCTCCTCGCGCATGCTCAAGATTCGCACCCTCGACGTGCGCTCCATTGACTGTTGCATGAGTAAGATCTGCATTTCCGAGATTCGTATTTTCGAGATGAGCGTCTGTCAGGTCAGCATTCGTAAAGTCAACAGAATACATATAGGCATTCGAGAAATAGGCCCTTGGCAAAGTAACGTCTCGAAAGTCGACCATACCGTTGTCGTCATAGAACAGAATGACGCTACGCATATCGACGGCGTAGTTTTTCGATGCCCCTAGTGGCTGGATGTGCTTTTTCCATAGGTCG
This genomic stretch from Terriglobus saanensis SP1PR4 harbors:
- a CDS encoding cupin domain-containing protein, producing MQNLSLDAIHLLSESPSDRKYDNHPVATVNDHVVRLATMTEAYHWHCHPDSDETFLALEGGLFIDLDDRTVELQPGSLFTVEKGVRHRTRPIGARSVNLTFERADAASETLAAPGE
- a CDS encoding amino acid permease translates to MERVSAASPPHAGDQISHSLKNRHLQLMALGGAIGAGFFLGSGAAIGQTGPALLIAYLIAGGMIYLVMRALGELTLAHPSPGSFAAYTVRFIGPLAGFMTGWMYWLAFLLVGIAEITGIGLLLHRWYPGIPQWLPALCATVMLYAINMRTVKSFGESEYWLSMIKVVTIVAILLSGLAILVFKIGDVGAQAHVANLWQHGGILPKGFSGLLAALPVVIFSFGGTEVIGLAAAETDRPEYTLPRAINGVFFRIMLFYVGSLAIVMILHPWNSLDPKESPFVSVLKQTGFVWAAGTVTFVAISAFFSSSNTILYGSSRLLHAMALSGAAPARFQALNRRKIPYLSVTLSGAVLMLGVVLNYLMPDKIFGYLLSTVVWIVLWVWASIMLCHLSYCRRLAKGSISRGSFRLPGAPYTNWAILFLIALVALLVATNGQTRVTFIIILLWSGILVAAYYAKGSRQPTMVEND
- a CDS encoding SDR family oxidoreductase; translation: MIAITGATGQLGTLVIEALLKTVPADQIIAAVRTTAKATTLAAKGIQIREANYSRPETLTTAFAGVTKLLLISGTEVGPRVAQHKAVIDAAKAAGVQLLAYTSLLRADTSRLLLAEDHLATEQSLQASGIPFTLLRNGWYVENLTAGIAPALQQGAFIGASKDGRFAAATRADYAAAAAAVLTGAGHENKVYELGGDTPFTRAELAAEVSKQTGKAIGYHDLPEAEYEKILANFLPPEAAKIIADGEAKAADGGLDDQTHTLSRLIGRKTTGLAEAVADALKAS
- a CDS encoding pyridoxamine 5'-phosphate oxidase family protein; amino-acid sequence: MPHSFGKLAFTPAVKQLQEQHGSRRQYERMESQGVPQDKLTSMEIDFLQQRDSFYWATTGSNGWPYLQHRGGPKGFLKVIDDHTLAFADFSGNKQYISTGNLQTDDRVALIFVDYPRQARLKILGHARAVEGDEAREWITRTKDTHYPARIDRVFVIQIEAYDWNCPQHITPRYTEQEIQKTMEPIRIQIQKLESENESLREEIARLRSK
- a CDS encoding Gfo/Idh/MocA family protein; the protein is MKKIGVGIIGASPLHPGWAVAAHIPALRALPQYELRAVSTSRRDSAEAAREAFQVSAYDNHRDLIHDPNVDLVVVSVKVTDHLELVSDALAVGKMVFSEWPLGVNLSEALDLESKAVKAGVRTLIGLQGRFAPEIQHARNLIAQGYIGDVLSASLVCSGISWGGTTPRSSAYLFNEATGATPLTVPLLHTLDTLAEILGEFKTVSVTSALRRKTVKVVDDSSDLAVTTPDQVSFNGLLESGGLVSVFFRGGSTRGDNLYFQINGSEGDLVFQSAIGNIQVASLRLQGGAGAETDLADLIVPDDLKSKFPGIPTGFGSNVARLYAQFAADIEDGTKIAPDFGYAVRRHRLIVQMQESALRGCVIECK
- a CDS encoding GNAT family N-acetyltransferase — translated: MTTQTFMQVELSPQLFSRIATKQDLSLLVSFINQAFKDENPFITESRTNMEEIAHFLEIGHFLLIEEEGETSGVIYAEIRKEGRGYLGLLVVNPKNRRSGMGKQLIHAGEQFCKQHGCRLIEGSVMNLRPDLLERYKRYGFRVVGEIAGVHRDRVDRDYSLILIEKDL
- a CDS encoding Uma2 family endonuclease codes for the protein MATATHIPVSEYLATSYRPDRDYIDGEVRERNLGEQPHALIQIAFATILRNHRKEWNIRVLVEQRVQVSKDRFRIPDVCVLPATASAEGIVREAPMICIEVLSPRDTPTSLQERADDYTEMGVPFIWAVDPISRRAWVTSSDGLMKLREDEFTVPGTPIRVSLSELFAELDEIQSA
- a CDS encoding winged helix-turn-helix transcriptional regulator, which translates into the protein MEVRTNLLGTHKKVSAKSKPSRFPGDGVCALEVEAALRSLEGRWKVVILSRLFAVPVWRFSELERAIPAVSQKVLVQQLRALEDDGLVYRTVYPQVPPKVEYGLTNYGQSLCPALAALLDWAALKPAR
- the lpdA gene encoding dihydrolipoyl dehydrogenase, whose translation is MADTIYDLVVIGGGPAGYSCAIRASQYGLKTALIETSDKLGGTCLHVGCVPTKALLFSAEVFDHANDGAKYGIDGIDKGTVNWGQVLTRKQGIIDKHVGGLNYLMKKNKITVIRGYGRLTGPAKDGVHTVDVDNAGKKELVKGKKLILASGSDARMIPGYKASDKILTNIEILSMKDLPKSIVCIGSGAVGVEFASIMKSFHAEVTIIEMLDRVVPAEDAEISKEFLRQYKKKGIDVHVSAKVDKIEETKTGVKVHFTKSDGTGEIKEADKVLVAVGRAPRTYDVGIDKTKIKLDRGFIHTNEWMETEEPGIYAIGDIVAGLPQLAHSGSMCGAVAAARIAGKYAKPVTRYRVPGATYSEPQVGSVGMTEAVAKEKGYDVKVGKFPLAGNSKATILDAHDGFVKVVADAKYGEILGVHIIGPFATELIAEAVVAMDAEMTVEEMMTVIHAHPTLSESLLDGFSAVYGMALNA
- a CDS encoding winged helix-turn-helix transcriptional regulator codes for the protein MPWPKSTKTTRIRKGNLFASNCPTRNVLDDVTSRWGSLVLVLLLESSYRFSELAYLIGGVSEKMLAQTLRALEEDGFVLRTVHATKPPKVEYSLTAFGRELAERMQALTSYIEGNVARVMANRASAAKKIA
- a CDS encoding nuclear transport factor 2 family protein; translated protein: MSLKIEEQIGALAAKTEICEVLTRYIRAVDRVDEQSLSATFHTGAAIAQGGYVMPAEQFIPIVVGLLRELESTHHQLSPPLIELRGDTAFVESYFTGFHRLGPNGWSPFPDAKPSEDIFIGGRYIDRFERRDGLWAITDRQSPRDWIRYETAADRGGMADPPNPRSFRSKHDPAYQR